From Erwinia sp. HDF1-3R, one genomic window encodes:
- the sbcD gene encoding exonuclease subunit SbcD: protein MRIIHTSDWHLGQFFYTKSRAPEHQAFLDWLLVQAVEQQADAIIVAGDIFDTGSPPSYARELYNRFVVKLQQAGCQLVVVGGNHDSVATLNESRELLACLNTTVIAAASDTPGEQVLLLKTRDGQPGALLCAIPFLRPRDITLSQAGQSGHEKQHSLLEAITQHYQQCWQEAQAQREALGLSLPIIATGHLTTVGVTKSDAVRDIYIGSLDAFPAQAFPPADYIALGHIHRAQRIANTEHIRYSGSPIPLSFDELGKEKSVFIVDFADGKLSRVEPLTIPLYQPMQMIKGTLEEIEHQLAAIEPREDGKKVWLDIEIVTQDWLNDLQRRIQALTEQLPVEVVLLRRSREQREQTLARQDNETLSELSVQEVFARRLASEEGRDPGQLARASLLFSQTLAEMENEEPSCKL, encoded by the coding sequence ATGCGCATTATTCATACCTCCGACTGGCATCTGGGACAGTTTTTCTATACGAAAAGCCGTGCGCCCGAACATCAGGCTTTCCTCGACTGGCTGCTGGTACAGGCCGTTGAACAGCAGGCTGATGCTATTATTGTCGCTGGCGACATCTTCGACACCGGATCGCCGCCGAGCTATGCGCGTGAGCTCTACAACCGCTTCGTCGTGAAGCTGCAACAGGCGGGTTGCCAACTGGTGGTGGTGGGCGGAAACCACGACTCCGTTGCCACCCTGAATGAGTCCCGCGAACTGCTCGCCTGCCTGAACACCACCGTTATCGCAGCAGCCAGCGACACCCCAGGCGAGCAGGTTCTGCTATTGAAAACCCGTGACGGCCAGCCAGGCGCCCTGCTCTGCGCCATCCCTTTTTTACGCCCGCGTGATATCACCCTCAGCCAGGCCGGGCAGTCGGGCCATGAAAAACAGCACTCCCTGCTGGAGGCCATCACTCAGCACTATCAGCAGTGCTGGCAAGAGGCGCAGGCACAGCGCGAAGCCCTCGGCCTGTCGCTGCCGATTATTGCCACCGGACACCTCACGACCGTCGGCGTGACTAAAAGCGACGCGGTACGCGACATCTATATCGGATCGCTGGATGCGTTTCCGGCGCAGGCGTTCCCCCCCGCTGACTATATCGCGCTGGGCCATATCCACCGCGCGCAACGCATCGCCAACACCGAACACATTCGCTATAGCGGCTCACCTATCCCACTGAGCTTTGATGAGCTGGGTAAGGAAAAAAGCGTCTTTATCGTCGATTTCGCTGACGGGAAACTGAGCCGCGTCGAACCGCTGACCATTCCCCTGTATCAACCTATGCAGATGATCAAAGGCACGCTGGAAGAGATTGAGCACCAGCTGGCGGCAATTGAACCTCGCGAGGATGGCAAAAAGGTGTGGCTGGATATTGAGATTGTTACCCAGGACTGGCTGAATGACCTGCAGCGCCGTATCCAGGCGCTGACCGAGCAGCTGCCGGTTGAGGTCGTGCTGCTTCGCCGCAGCCGCGAGCAGCGCGAGCAGACCCTCGCCCGCCAGGATAACGAAACGCTCAGCGAACTCAGCGTGCAGGAGGTTTTCGCCCGCCGACTGGCGTCAGAGGAAGGGAGAGACCCCGGGCAGCTGGCCCGCGCCAGCCTGCTGTTTAGCCAGACGCTGGCAGAAATGGAAAATGAGGAGCCTTCATGCAAACTCTGA
- the phoB gene encoding phosphate response regulator transcription factor PhoB, with protein MAKRILVVEDETPIREMLCFVLEQNDYQPIEAEDYDSAINLLIEPWPDLILLDWMLPGGSGIQLIRHLKREAMTRHIPVMMLTARGEEEDRVRGLEVGADDYITKPFSPKELIARIKAVMRRISPMAVEEAIEMQGLTLDPSSHRVMSDTQPVEMGPTEYKLLHFFMTHPERVYSREQLLNHVWGTNVYVEDRTVDVHIRRLRKALELTGHDRMVQTVRGTGYRFSSRY; from the coding sequence ATGGCTAAGCGCATTCTGGTGGTTGAAGATGAAACCCCCATCCGTGAAATGCTCTGTTTCGTTCTGGAACAAAATGATTATCAACCGATTGAAGCAGAAGACTATGACAGCGCCATCAACCTGCTCATTGAACCCTGGCCCGACCTGATACTGCTGGACTGGATGCTCCCCGGCGGATCGGGCATTCAGCTCATCCGGCACTTGAAGCGTGAAGCCATGACCCGACATATACCGGTCATGATGCTCACGGCGCGCGGCGAAGAAGAAGATCGCGTTCGGGGCCTTGAGGTGGGAGCCGATGACTACATCACCAAGCCATTCTCACCAAAAGAGCTTATCGCCCGCATCAAAGCGGTCATGCGCCGCATTTCACCGATGGCGGTGGAAGAAGCGATCGAAATGCAGGGACTGACACTGGATCCCTCCTCCCACCGGGTGATGTCCGATACCCAGCCCGTTGAAATGGGGCCGACGGAATATAAGCTGCTGCACTTCTTTATGACCCATCCCGAGCGCGTTTACAGCCGTGAACAGTTGCTTAATCACGTATGGGGCACTAACGTTTACGTCGAAGATCGTACCGTTGATGTGCATATTCGCCGACTGCGCAAAGCGCTCGAACTTACCGGGCACGATCGCATGGTGCAAACGGTGCGCGGCACAGGTTACCGTTTTTCCTCACGCTACTGA
- the phoR gene encoding phosphate regulon sensor histidine kinase PhoR, translating into MLERLSWKRLLLELLLACLPALALSLLIGYLPWLLLLSVLALLGWHFANILRLSHWLWIDRSMTPPGGRGSWEPLFYGIYQMQARNRRRRRELGHLIKRFRSGAESLPDALVLTTEEGSIFWCNGLAQQMLGLRWPEDNGQNILNLLRYPEFTRYLRQREFTRPLMLVLNSQRHLEFRVMSYSEGQWLLVARDVTQMHQLEGARRNFFANVSHELRTPLTVLGGYLEMMETSEMEGVRRQKALQTMQDQTRRMDGLVKQLLTLARIEAAPAQGRDEQVDIPAMLRRLEVEAATLSQGRHLLQFSTDPHLWVYGNEEQLHSAFSNLVYNAVNHTPDGTRIDIAWLKTAKGAEFRVKDNGPGIAAEHIPRLTERFYRVDKARSRQTGGSGLGLAIVKHALSHHHSRLEIRSQPGEETCFSFVLPPELLVSAESSQNALHH; encoded by the coding sequence GTGCTGGAACGCCTCTCCTGGAAGAGATTACTGCTTGAACTGCTGCTGGCGTGCCTGCCCGCGCTGGCTCTCAGCCTGCTGATCGGCTATCTGCCGTGGCTGCTGCTGCTCTCCGTGCTGGCCCTGCTGGGCTGGCATTTTGCCAACATCCTTCGTCTTTCGCACTGGTTGTGGATCGACCGCAGCATGACGCCGCCAGGTGGGCGCGGCAGCTGGGAACCCCTTTTTTACGGTATTTACCAGATGCAGGCGCGAAACCGCCGTCGACGTCGCGAACTGGGCCATCTGATCAAACGCTTTCGCAGCGGCGCCGAATCACTGCCTGATGCGCTGGTGCTGACCACCGAAGAGGGCAGCATCTTCTGGTGCAACGGCCTCGCTCAGCAGATGCTCGGTCTGCGCTGGCCCGAAGATAACGGACAAAATATCCTCAACCTGCTGCGCTATCCTGAGTTCACCCGCTATCTGCGCCAGCGCGAATTTACCCGCCCGCTGATGCTGGTGCTTAACAGTCAGCGTCACCTTGAATTTCGCGTAATGTCCTACAGCGAAGGGCAGTGGCTCCTGGTGGCTCGGGACGTCACGCAGATGCACCAGCTTGAAGGCGCGCGGCGCAACTTTTTTGCCAACGTCAGTCACGAACTGCGTACGCCGTTAACGGTGCTGGGGGGCTATCTGGAGATGATGGAAACGTCAGAGATGGAAGGCGTGCGGCGGCAGAAAGCATTACAGACTATGCAGGACCAAACCCGCCGTATGGATGGGCTGGTGAAGCAGCTGCTGACGCTGGCCCGTATTGAAGCCGCACCGGCGCAGGGAAGGGACGAGCAGGTTGATATACCCGCGATGCTGCGGCGGCTGGAGGTGGAAGCCGCCACGCTCAGTCAGGGACGTCACCTGTTGCAGTTCTCCACCGATCCTCATCTGTGGGTTTACGGTAATGAGGAGCAGCTGCACAGCGCATTTTCTAATCTGGTTTACAATGCGGTAAACCACACGCCGGACGGCACACGGATTGACATTGCATGGCTGAAAACTGCGAAAGGGGCTGAGTTCAGGGTGAAGGATAACGGCCCGGGCATTGCGGCAGAGCATATTCCGCGCCTGACGGAGCGCTTCTATCGGGTGGATAAAGCCCGATCGCGACAAACGGGCGGCAGCGGTTTGGGCCTGGCTATTGTAAAACATGCGCTGAGTCATCATCACAGTCGTCTGGAAATACGCAGCCAGCCGGGAGAAGAGACCTGCTTCAGTTTTGTCCTGCCGCCGGAGTTGCTTGTCAGCGCTGAATCATCACAGAATGCCCTTCATCACTGA
- a CDS encoding phosphate ABC transporter substrate-binding protein PstS family protein has translation MKKLIIAGLLLFSLLARANEGMLAGNLSSVGSDTLGNLMALWGESFNRQYPGVNVQIQAAGSSTAPTALAAGAAQLGAMSRPMQQGERQLFETRYGYPPLAVPVAMDALVVMVNQDNPLAGLNTRQLDAIFSITRRCGDTAIIRQWGDLGLTQPGWQTRALQRFGRNSASGTWGFFKQQALCHGDFRNDVGEYPGAAAVAQAVAATLNGIGYASMGSHISGVKTLPIAREGNDWIPPDAENIRSGRYPWARPLYIYINKAPNQPLAPLTAAFLRHILSPQGQAQVSRAGYLPLSDAQRLEALRLAGLATK, from the coding sequence ATGAAAAAGCTGATTATTGCCGGGCTGCTGCTGTTTAGCCTGCTGGCCCGGGCAAACGAAGGAATGCTGGCGGGTAATTTGAGCAGCGTAGGTTCGGATACGCTGGGTAATTTGATGGCGCTGTGGGGAGAGAGTTTTAATCGTCAGTATCCCGGCGTGAACGTGCAGATTCAGGCAGCCGGTTCCTCAACTGCGCCTACCGCGCTGGCAGCCGGGGCGGCTCAGCTGGGGGCAATGAGTCGCCCAATGCAGCAGGGGGAGCGTCAGCTGTTTGAAACCCGCTACGGCTATCCGCCCCTCGCCGTGCCGGTTGCCATGGATGCGCTGGTAGTGATGGTGAATCAGGATAATCCGCTGGCCGGGCTAAATACCCGCCAGCTCGATGCAATTTTTTCCATTACCCGCCGCTGTGGCGATACTGCAATCATCCGTCAGTGGGGTGATCTCGGGTTGACCCAGCCCGGCTGGCAAACGCGGGCACTACAGCGTTTTGGCCGCAACTCCGCCTCGGGAACCTGGGGTTTTTTCAAGCAGCAGGCGCTCTGCCACGGTGATTTTCGCAATGACGTCGGGGAGTATCCCGGTGCGGCGGCGGTCGCGCAGGCCGTTGCCGCCACGCTGAACGGTATCGGCTATGCCAGCATGGGTAGCCATATCAGCGGGGTTAAAACGCTGCCCATTGCGCGTGAGGGGAATGACTGGATCCCGCCTGACGCAGAGAATATTCGCAGTGGGCGCTACCCCTGGGCCAGACCGCTCTATATCTACATCAATAAGGCGCCAAACCAGCCGCTGGCACCGCTGACTGCCGCCTTTCTGCGGCATATTCTTTCACCGCAGGGACAGGCGCAGGTGAGTCGGGCTGGCTACCTGCCGCTTTCTGACGCACAGCGTCTGGAAGCGCTAAGGCTGGCCGGGCTGGCCACGAAGTAA
- a CDS encoding cobalamin-independent methionine synthase II family protein has product MQRDSAQYRAEVVGSFLRPAAIKKAREQFQNGEINAEELRRIEDEAIRDVVEHQRASGLKVVTDGEFRRAWWHFDFFDGLEGVELYESEQGIQFNGVQTKAHSVRVTGKLGFGQHPMLEDFRYLNSISGDAIAKMTIPSPSVLHFRGGRKAIDATVYPDLNAYFDDLAQTYRDAIQAFYNAGCRYLQLDDTVWAYLCSEDQKAQIRERGEDPEELAHIYAQVLNKALEGKPEDLTIGLHVCRGNFRSTWISEGGYEPVAEILFGSVNIDAFFLEYDNERSGGFEPLRFIKPGRQQVVLGLITTKTGELEDPQTVKKRIAEAAPFVSLDQICLSPQCGFASTEEGNSLSEAQQWEKLRLVVDIAKDVW; this is encoded by the coding sequence ATGCAAAGAGATTCCGCTCAGTACCGTGCCGAAGTGGTCGGCAGTTTTCTGCGTCCCGCCGCAATCAAAAAAGCACGTGAGCAGTTCCAGAACGGTGAGATCAACGCCGAAGAGCTGCGTCGTATTGAGGATGAGGCGATCCGTGACGTCGTGGAACATCAGCGCGCCAGCGGCCTGAAGGTGGTGACCGACGGCGAATTCCGCCGCGCCTGGTGGCACTTCGATTTCTTTGATGGCCTGGAGGGCGTGGAGCTTTATGAATCAGAGCAGGGTATTCAGTTTAACGGCGTGCAGACCAAAGCACACAGCGTACGCGTCACGGGCAAGCTGGGCTTTGGTCAGCATCCTATGCTGGAAGATTTCCGCTATCTGAACAGCATCAGCGGCGATGCCATCGCGAAAATGACCATTCCCAGCCCAAGCGTGCTGCACTTCCGCGGCGGCCGTAAGGCGATAGACGCCACCGTTTATCCCGATCTGAATGCCTATTTTGACGATCTGGCGCAAACCTATCGCGATGCGATTCAGGCTTTCTATAACGCGGGCTGCCGCTACCTGCAGCTGGACGACACCGTCTGGGCGTACCTCTGCTCCGAAGACCAAAAGGCACAAATCCGCGAGCGCGGCGAAGACCCTGAAGAGCTGGCGCACATCTATGCGCAGGTGCTGAATAAGGCTCTCGAAGGCAAGCCTGAGGATCTCACCATCGGTCTGCATGTCTGCCGGGGTAACTTCCGATCAACCTGGATTTCGGAAGGCGGCTATGAGCCAGTGGCTGAAATTCTGTTTGGCAGCGTAAATATTGATGCGTTCTTCCTGGAATACGATAACGAACGCTCCGGTGGCTTTGAACCGCTGCGCTTTATCAAACCGGGCAGGCAGCAGGTAGTGCTGGGGCTGATCACCACCAAAACGGGTGAGCTGGAAGATCCGCAGACGGTAAAAAAACGTATTGCGGAAGCCGCGCCGTTCGTCAGCCTCGACCAGATTTGCCTCAGCCCGCAGTGCGGCTTTGCCTCTACGGAAGAGGGGAACAGCCTGAGCGAAGCGCAACAGTGGGAAAAGCTGCGACTGGTGGTCGATATCGCTAAAGACGTCTGGTAA
- the brnQ gene encoding branched-chain amino acid transport system II carrier protein, whose protein sequence is MTNRLSSKDILALGFMTFALFVGAGNIIFPPMVGIQSGAHVWIAAIGFLITAVGLPVITVIALARVGGGIDALSTPIGKAAGLVLATVCYLAVGPLFATPRTATVSFEVGIAPLTGDGPLPLFIYSLIYFALVIGISLYPGKLLDTVGHVLAPLKIVALAILGIAALIWPAGGVAPATDAYQQAAFSTGFVNGYLTMDTLGALVFGIVIVNAARSRGVSEAKLLTRYTVMAGLIAGVGLTLVYLTLFKLGSNSAGLVEQSANGAAILHAYVQQTFGGMGSTFLAALIFVACMVTAVGLTCACAEFFEQYLPLTYRQLVFILGLFSMLVSNLGLSHLIRISVPVLTGIYPPCIVLILLSFTLNWWNKSSRIIAPTMLISLLFGIIDAIKAGELTSMLPAFAQHLPLAEQGLAWLPPSLAMLVVAAIYDRVRGGQPAHVSQQ, encoded by the coding sequence ATGACAAATCGATTATCTTCTAAAGACATCCTCGCGCTGGGCTTTATGACCTTTGCCCTGTTTGTGGGGGCAGGTAATATTATTTTTCCACCTATGGTGGGTATTCAGTCGGGCGCACACGTCTGGATCGCAGCAATAGGCTTTCTGATTACCGCCGTCGGCCTGCCGGTGATTACGGTCATTGCGCTGGCGCGCGTGGGCGGCGGCATCGACGCACTCAGCACGCCGATTGGCAAAGCCGCCGGTTTGGTACTGGCGACCGTGTGCTACCTGGCCGTCGGTCCGCTGTTTGCCACACCGCGCACCGCTACGGTCTCTTTCGAGGTGGGTATCGCCCCGCTGACCGGTGACGGCCCGCTACCGCTGTTTATCTACAGCCTGATCTACTTTGCGCTGGTTATCGGTATTTCTCTCTATCCCGGTAAGCTGCTCGATACCGTCGGTCATGTCCTCGCGCCGCTGAAAATTGTGGCGCTGGCCATTCTGGGAATTGCAGCGTTGATCTGGCCTGCCGGGGGGGTGGCACCGGCGACGGACGCTTACCAACAGGCGGCCTTTTCCACCGGCTTCGTCAATGGCTATCTGACCATGGATACCCTCGGTGCGCTGGTGTTCGGCATTGTGATTGTCAATGCGGCCCGCTCGCGCGGCGTCAGTGAAGCTAAGCTGCTGACGCGCTATACCGTTATGGCCGGTCTTATTGCCGGCGTGGGCCTGACGCTGGTCTATCTGACGCTGTTCAAGCTGGGTTCCAACAGCGCGGGACTGGTTGAGCAAAGCGCTAACGGTGCAGCTATCCTTCACGCCTACGTGCAGCAGACCTTTGGCGGCATGGGAAGCACCTTCCTGGCGGCGCTGATCTTTGTTGCCTGTATGGTAACGGCAGTGGGCCTGACCTGCGCCTGCGCGGAGTTCTTTGAGCAGTATCTGCCGCTGACCTACCGTCAGCTGGTATTTATTCTCGGCCTGTTCTCGATGCTGGTATCTAACCTTGGCCTGAGCCATCTGATCCGCATCTCTGTCCCCGTGCTGACCGGTATCTATCCGCCCTGTATCGTGCTGATCCTGCTGAGTTTTACCCTGAACTGGTGGAACAAAAGCAGTCGCATTATCGCGCCAACGATGCTTATCAGCCTGCTGTTCGGCATTATTGATGCGATCAAGGCCGGTGAGCTGACGTCCATGCTGCCCGCTTTTGCCCAGCATCTTCCGCTGGCAGAGCAGGGGCTGGCATGGCTGCCGCCTTCACTGGCTATGCTGGTCGTGGCCGCTATCTATGACCGCGTACGCGGTGGCCAACCCGCTCACGTGTCGCAACAGTAA
- the proY gene encoding proline-specific permease ProY yields MTKNTLKKGLSTRHIRFMALGSAIGTGLFYGSADAMKMAGPSVILAYIIGGAIAYIIMRALGEMSVNNPQASSFSRYAQDYLGPLAGYITGWTYCFEILIVAIADVTAFGIYMGVWFPDVPHWIWVLSVVLIIGAINMATVKVFGEVEFWLSLFKVATIIIMIVAGIGIIFWGIGNGGQATGIHNLWTNGGFFAHGVIGMVLSLQIVMFAYGGIEIIGITAGEAKDPEASIPRAINTVPLRILVFYVGTLFVIMSIFPWNQVGTDGSPFVLTFQHMGIAAAAAILNFVVITASLSAINSDVFGVGRMLHGMAEQGHAPKMFATVSRRGIPWVTVLVMMLAMLIAVYLNYLMPGKVFLVIASLATFATVWVWIMILFAQIGFRRTLSKEQARALKFAMPGGTFTAMVGVLSLAFIIGLIGYFPDTRVSLYVGVGWIALLLVSWLFVKKKVSAH; encoded by the coding sequence ATGACAAAAAATACGCTCAAAAAGGGACTGAGTACCCGACACATTCGCTTTATGGCGCTGGGATCGGCAATTGGTACCGGGCTTTTTTACGGCTCGGCTGATGCAATGAAAATGGCCGGTCCGAGCGTTATCCTCGCCTACATCATCGGCGGGGCTATCGCCTATATTATTATGCGCGCGCTGGGCGAGATGTCGGTGAATAACCCCCAGGCCAGCTCTTTTTCACGTTACGCGCAGGACTATCTGGGGCCGCTGGCTGGCTATATTACCGGCTGGACCTACTGCTTTGAAATCCTGATTGTCGCTATTGCCGACGTGACCGCCTTCGGCATCTATATGGGCGTGTGGTTTCCGGACGTCCCGCACTGGATCTGGGTACTGAGCGTGGTGCTGATTATCGGCGCCATCAATATGGCGACCGTAAAGGTATTTGGCGAGGTGGAGTTCTGGCTGTCGCTGTTTAAGGTCGCCACCATTATTATCATGATCGTGGCGGGTATCGGTATCATCTTCTGGGGTATTGGTAACGGCGGTCAGGCGACCGGCATCCATAATTTATGGACTAACGGCGGCTTCTTTGCGCACGGCGTGATCGGTATGGTGCTGTCGTTGCAAATTGTGATGTTTGCCTATGGCGGGATAGAAATAATTGGTATCACCGCCGGTGAAGCGAAAGACCCTGAAGCCTCTATTCCCCGTGCGATAAACACCGTCCCGCTGCGTATTCTGGTGTTCTACGTGGGTACGCTGTTCGTGATTATGTCGATCTTCCCCTGGAATCAGGTCGGCACTGATGGTAGCCCCTTCGTGCTGACCTTCCAGCATATGGGTATCGCTGCCGCTGCGGCTATTTTGAATTTTGTGGTGATCACCGCTTCGCTGTCGGCCATCAACAGTGATGTATTCGGCGTGGGCCGCATGCTGCATGGTATGGCTGAACAGGGGCATGCGCCAAAAATGTTCGCCACGGTTTCGCGGCGCGGCATCCCCTGGGTAACCGTGTTGGTGATGATGTTAGCTATGCTGATCGCGGTCTATCTTAACTATCTGATGCCGGGCAAGGTGTTTCTGGTGATCGCTTCACTGGCGACGTTCGCCACCGTCTGGGTATGGATTATGATCCTCTTCGCTCAAATTGGCTTCCGCCGGACGCTGAGCAAAGAGCAGGCGCGGGCGCTGAAGTTTGCCATGCCTGGCGGTACGTTCACTGCGATGGTAGGCGTGCTGTCGCTGGCCTTTATTATCGGCCTGATTGGCTACTTTCCCGATACGCGCGTGTCGCTGTATGTTGGGGTAGGCTGGATCGCGCTGCTGCTGGTGAGCTGGCTGTTTGTGAAGAAAAAAGTCAGCGCTCATTAA
- a CDS encoding histidine-type phosphatase — translation MLVKTPVLSALISAILPALFTLNACAESTQYQLEKVVEVSRHGVRPPTPGNRKQIEAVTQRSWPVWQTADGELTGHGYTGAWLKGQFESQRYRQLGLLKAGCPSEDEVYIRASTLQRTQATAAALSSAAFPGCGVPVHALSGRDPLFQYPEVNASPAEKEIAKQEALKAIGGDVSRAQQRLEPQIAALKRALCHPGSACPDFDRPWSLHVWSNGRIGITGLDSLGAMAETLRLAWSENLPVARVAFGQVSTTAGVARLLPLLSAKYTYSNDLPYAARRGGSILMGQIAAALDNNTQPDAPPDVRWLLYVASDINLAYLRTLLNFSWQQGEYPPGNIPPGGSLVFERWRDSHQLRYIRVTFQAQSLDQLRQLTPLSQSNPLLITEWQFPGCKTTAVGTLCPYDAALTRIKQNIDPAVMVPVSYPKS, via the coding sequence ATGTTGGTGAAAACGCCCGTTCTGTCTGCGCTTATCAGCGCTATTCTGCCCGCCCTGTTCACGCTTAATGCCTGTGCGGAGAGCACGCAATACCAGCTGGAAAAAGTGGTTGAGGTCAGCCGCCACGGCGTGCGACCGCCTACCCCCGGTAACCGGAAGCAGATTGAAGCCGTTACCCAGCGTTCATGGCCCGTTTGGCAGACAGCCGACGGAGAGTTAACCGGGCACGGCTATACCGGGGCCTGGCTTAAGGGCCAGTTTGAAAGTCAGCGCTATCGCCAGCTGGGCCTGCTAAAGGCGGGCTGCCCGTCTGAAGATGAGGTTTATATCCGCGCCAGCACCCTACAGCGTACGCAGGCTACCGCCGCTGCGCTGTCATCGGCTGCTTTTCCCGGCTGCGGTGTGCCCGTCCATGCGCTGTCCGGCAGGGACCCTCTGTTTCAGTATCCCGAAGTCAATGCCAGCCCGGCAGAAAAGGAAATAGCAAAGCAAGAAGCACTTAAGGCAATCGGAGGCGACGTTAGCCGCGCGCAGCAGCGCCTGGAGCCACAGATCGCGGCCCTGAAGCGCGCCTTATGTCATCCGGGAAGCGCCTGCCCTGATTTCGATCGCCCCTGGTCACTCCATGTCTGGTCGAACGGCCGCATAGGTATTACCGGTCTGGACAGCCTGGGCGCCATGGCGGAAACCCTTCGGCTGGCGTGGAGTGAAAATCTGCCTGTCGCACGGGTGGCTTTTGGTCAGGTAAGCACCACCGCCGGGGTCGCCAGGCTTCTGCCACTGTTAAGCGCCAAATACACCTACAGCAACGATCTGCCTTATGCGGCGCGTCGCGGCGGATCGATACTGATGGGGCAGATAGCCGCTGCGCTGGATAATAATACGCAGCCCGATGCGCCACCGGACGTTCGCTGGCTGCTGTATGTGGCAAGCGATATTAATCTGGCGTATCTGCGTACGCTGCTTAATTTCAGCTGGCAGCAGGGTGAATATCCGCCTGGCAATATCCCGCCCGGCGGCAGCCTGGTCTTCGAACGCTGGCGTGATAGCCATCAACTGCGTTATATCCGGGTGACCTTTCAGGCCCAGAGCCTCGATCAGCTGCGCCAGCTCACGCCGCTCAGCCAGAGCAATCCGCTGCTTATTACCGAGTGGCAGTTCCCCGGCTGTAAAACTACTGCGGTGGGTACGCTTTGCCCTTACGATGCAGCGCTCACGCGCATAAAGCAGAATATCGATCCGGCGGTGATGGTCCCGGTGAGCTACCCGAAATCCTGA
- a CDS encoding peroxiredoxin C, with protein sequence MVLVTRQAPDFTAAAVLGNGEIVENFNFKKHTAGKATVVFFWPMDFTFVCPSELIAFDKRYEEFQKRGVEVVGVSFDSEFVHNAWRKTPIDKGGIGEVKYAMVADIKREVQKAFGIEHPDAGVALRGSFLIDKAGVVRHQVVNDLPLGRNVDEMLRMVDALQFHEEHGEVCPAQWEKGKEGMGASPDGVAKYLSANANNL encoded by the coding sequence ATGGTCCTGGTAACTCGTCAAGCCCCTGATTTTACTGCTGCTGCCGTGCTGGGCAACGGTGAAATCGTTGAAAACTTCAACTTCAAAAAACACACCGCTGGCAAGGCCACCGTGGTGTTCTTTTGGCCAATGGACTTCACTTTCGTGTGTCCTTCTGAACTGATTGCCTTCGACAAGCGTTACGAAGAGTTCCAGAAGCGCGGCGTGGAAGTTGTGGGCGTTTCTTTTGACTCCGAGTTCGTTCATAACGCCTGGCGTAAAACCCCAATTGATAAAGGCGGCATCGGCGAAGTGAAATATGCGATGGTTGCTGATATCAAACGCGAAGTGCAGAAAGCGTTTGGTATTGAACACCCGGATGCTGGCGTTGCGCTGCGTGGCTCATTCCTGATCGACAAAGCCGGTGTGGTTCGCCACCAGGTTGTTAACGATCTGCCGCTGGGCCGCAACGTTGACGAAATGCTGCGTATGGTAGACGCGCTGCAGTTCCACGAAGAGCACGGTGAAGTGTGCCCGGCTCAGTGGGAAAAAGGCAAAGAAGGTATGGGCGCGTCTCCAGACGGCGTAGCTAAATACCTGTCCGCAAACGCAAATAACCTGTAA
- a CDS encoding ACP phosphodiesterase encodes MNYLAHLHLATLADSSLLGNLMADYVRGNPRNDWPDAVAEGILLHRRIDAMTDALPEVRAAKAFFRDETRRVAPITLDVIWDHFLSLNWGRLHPDRPLSEFLTLAEDEITPHLTGTPERFQSLNRYLWRERWMERYADPAWLERVLNGMASSRPRLAALAPSYYDFIDNYQTFSDYFWQLYPRMMELASQKAL; translated from the coding sequence ATGAACTATCTCGCCCACCTCCACCTCGCCACGCTGGCTGACAGCTCCCTGCTGGGTAACCTTATGGCTGACTATGTTCGCGGTAATCCGCGTAACGACTGGCCGGATGCCGTTGCTGAGGGCATTTTGCTGCACCGCCGTATTGATGCGATGACCGATGCTTTACCTGAAGTTCGCGCGGCAAAGGCATTTTTTCGCGATGAAACGCGCCGGGTGGCACCCATTACGCTTGATGTTATCTGGGATCACTTCTTATCCCTTAACTGGGGCCGGTTGCATCCCGACAGGCCGCTTAGCGAATTTTTAACCCTTGCTGAGGATGAAATTACGCCTCACCTGACTGGGACGCCGGAACGCTTTCAGAGCCTTAATCGCTATCTGTGGCGCGAGCGCTGGATGGAGAGGTATGCCGATCCGGCCTGGCTTGAGAGAGTGCTGAACGGCATGGCCAGCAGTAGGCCCCGGCTGGCCGCGCTGGCGCCGTCCTATTATGATTTCATTGATAACTATCAAACGTTTAGCGACTATTTTTGGCAGTTATATCCGCGAATGATGGAACTTGCCTCGCAAAAAGCCCTCTGA